TTTAAAGCTGGAGGTAAGTTTGTAGGTCTTGATTCTTCATCAAGCAGCACCAAATCCTCTATTTCAGTtcctctgtattttcttttacatatctTTACCACCaccttttttttgagaaataactTCAGAGCTTCTCTTGATGCTACTGCTTTGGCATTCTCCTTACTCTTTCCACAGCCAGTACCCAAATAAACGGACTTGCACCTCAATTCACAAACTATACTTTCTTGAGAGCTCTTATTTTGAGGGAGATCTGCCAGTTCTTTTAGTGGAACAAAAGAAACATCCAATGTTGCTTTTAGAGCCTCCACAGATGCATTTAGGAGTTCCCCATGATTCACATTGGGACTAAAGCCACCAACAGCCACTAATTTCCATGCCACAGTTTTATACAATCTATTGAAAAAAGGTTGCTTCTGTTTTACATCTTCAGTGGTTAATTTGCAAGAAAACCTGACAGAATTCTCACTTGACTGTGAAGTGCTTTTAGAAGGTAACTGTGATGTGCTAGACTGAGAACTAGTCTTAGAAGCCAGCTGGGATACACTTGCCAAGGAACTGCTTTTGGAAGCCAATAGCGATCCACTAGTCTGGGAACTGCTTTTGGAAGACAACAGTGATGCAGCTGCCTGGGAACTACTTTTAGTAGCCAACAGTGTAGCAGCTACCTGGGAGCTACTTTTAGAAGTCAGCAGTAAAGTGCTTGCTGAGGTGGTGCTTTTGGAAGCTAACATTTGCACACTGGATGAGGAATTGTTCTTAGAAACAGATGATGAAATACTTGACTCCAAATTAGCTTTGGAAGTTGACTGTGATGTGCTTACATCTGAAGTGGTTTTGGAACCTAAAAGGGGCAGTAATTCTGAACCAGATTTGGAGGATAACAGTGGTAACTCAACTTCTGAGCTGCCTGGGGAACCCAACAAAGGTACACTTGTCTCTGACCTGCTTTGAGAAGTCAACAGAGGCAGTACTTCTGTCTCTGAACTGCTCGGAGAAGCCAAAGATGAagtgctctccaaaatattctttttaggtGATACATTTTGTTGTTTGGAATCAGTTAGCTGGGTCCCAAGACTATTCATATTGGATTTTGCCACAGATGAAATTAGTGATGCGCTATGTTTGTCAGAAATGTCTACATCCGAAGCCTTTTCAGGGTCGGCCGCTTCAGCCTGAGAAGTGCTGGAGCTTTGCTTTGACCCAAGGTTCTCAGCTGTTAGCTCACTGGTGGATTTATTCTGACCCTTTACTCCTGCCACCTCTTGGCAAAGTCCACTCCCCCTTTCCAAAGCACTGCTAGAGCTCCGATTTATGCTCTCTCCACTTCCCACAGATCTAGTGGAGGGCACTGGCCCCACCTTGACATCCTGCTTTGGTGATGCCTGCTCCATTCTGCCAGAAGTCTTTGAAGCATCCTGACCACCAGCAGAACTGCTCTTTCCTTCAATTGCCCGCTTTTTGCATGGCTCTTCTACCCcatctaaaaatttttaaagaaatgaaaaaaaaggtatttgACTAATTCTCCTTGATTACTGGATAAACTAGACATTCAATGCAAGAAAGATGCAtagtaaagaaaagcaaaaaaaacttggtgtatatttatgtgtatatatatatatatatatatacatatatatgtataatgccaAGAACAAAATTACCATGTAACCATGATACaagtttcttaaaataaaagttaacagTTTTAAAACAaccaaatgaatttaaaattaaaaaccaaatataCGTAGGAAAGAAGTTTGGGACTAGTGTCCTAAAAATAGACAATAGTAGTTTGACTATGTTAGAAATATAAGTTAATATGAAACATGAGTTCACAGCACTAAAATAAACTTATGTTCTATGCTCCTATATATGTTCACATCTATGATCTGCTAACCATTGCTACTCGATATCCCTCTTTTCTTCACCTTGGCAACCAGTTCATCTCTTGTTGTATGGATTGGAGCATCTGTCACTTTGATGCCTTCAGCCATACTAAGTATTTTATCCATAACTTTTGGTGgatacctaaaaaaagaaaaacaagttgaCTGTTCCGAAGCATCCCAGACAAGCCACGGGAAACGGGGGTTCTGGCCCCCCGCCCCAGGCAAACCCCCCACGGGATCCGGACCAACGTCTCCCACCAGCTGACCGGGAGCGAACACGCATGACGTCCGCCCcgcggggggagggggaggagccGCCGGGAGGGCGGGCAGGGCCTAGCACCCCGCGCCGCCAGGCCCGGGCGCCGACCACTCACCGGCATCCTAAGAAAATATGGTTGGCCCAGGCCATGGAGGAGGAGACGAGCTGCTGCAGCTGGCGCCGGCGGTCCCCGCCCTCCACCGAGGCGGCCTCGGAGGTGGCGGTCGGCGCCAGGTCGCCGGCGTTGCGGAGCAGAAACTCGCGGCGGTGGCGCCAGTGCTTGTCCGTCTCGCCGTCGCCGCGCAGCGTCTCCACCCAAGCGGCCACCCGCGGGTTCTGGCTCAGGTACTCGGACACCTCGGAGATGGCCGCCCGCGCCATGCTCGTCCCGCTCGGGTCGTCCGTGGCTGGGGCCGGCCGGGGACGAGGGAGAGGACGGGGGGGGGAGGCCCTGTCACCCAGGCCTCGGGGAGCGCCGCCGCCGACCAACGGAAGCCAGCCGCAGAGCCGAAACGCCCACTTCCGCCCGCCGCCACTCGCCCCCTGCCCTTTTATAACCTCGCCGGGACTCGCGCGTCGTCGCTTCCTTCCGGCGCGAGCCCCGGCGGCTTGGCCACGATCCTCGGCTCGGGTTGGCGGAGGAGGTAGTGAAAGGCGGGACCTAAAGGGCGGCCTGCCTGTAGCGGGCGGCGTGGAACGCGGATCCCGCCCTTCGGGGAGTCAGACAGACCAATGGGCGCgcaggctccccccccccccgctgtcGTGACGCGCCGGCGCAGAGAGGGCCGCTCCTCTCCGCGCCGCTGGTCGCGCCGCCGGACTCCGCCCCCCACTGCGGCAGCTCTGGCGGCTGAGTGTGGGCGGGGTCGAGGCACGCAAGGGGAGCGCGGCGCCTTAAGGGGGCCGTCCTCAGGAGGCGGAGCCCCGACTTCCGCCAGGGCGCCGGGCGACGAGCGCGCCCCCGTGTGACGGGCCGTCGGGGGAAGAGACCCGGATGGGGGCGGAGCCTCCGCCAGCCCCGCCTCCGCGGCCAACCGCCCCGCCCGGAATGGGGGGCCGGAACTGGCAGGAGGAGAAGGGCGGCGCCCGGCCCCGGGGCCGCTGCGGAAACCCCGAAAATGCCCGTTAAAAGAGGCCTCTAGTGGGGCCCGGGACGATCCGGACCCCCGCCCGGCTGCCAGGGCCCGAGGAGGGGAAGACGAGGCCCGGGGTTCGAAGCGGCCGGGGCCTGCCCAAGGCCGGGAGCCCCCAGGGC
The Macrotis lagotis isolate mMagLag1 chromosome 3, bilby.v1.9.chrom.fasta, whole genome shotgun sequence genome window above contains:
- the CDKN2AIP gene encoding CDKN2A-interacting protein isoform X4 is translated as MARAAISEVSEYLSQNPRVAAWVETLRGDGETDKHWRHRREFLLRNAGDLAPTATSEAASVEGGDRRRQLQQLVSSSMAWANHIFLGCRYPPKVMDKILSMAEGIKVTDAPIHTTRDELVAKMG
- the CDKN2AIP gene encoding CDKN2A-interacting protein isoform X3; this encodes MARAAISEVSEYLSQNPRVAAWVETLRGDGETDKHWRHRREFLLRNAGDLAPTATSEAASVEGGDRRRQLQQLVSSSMAWANHIFLGCRYPPKVMDKILSMAEGIKVTDAPIHTTRDELVAKVKKRGISSSNDGVEEPCKKRAIEGKSSSAGGQDASKTSGRMEQASPKQDVKICDYKCG
- the CDKN2AIP gene encoding CDKN2A-interacting protein isoform X2 produces the protein MARAAISEVSEYLSQNPRVAAWVETLRGDGETDKHWRHRREFLLRNAGDLAPTATSEAASVEGGDRRRQLQQLVSSSMAWANHIFLGCRYPPKVMDKILSMAEGIKVTDAPIHTTRDELVAKVKKRGISSSNDGVEEPCKKRAIEGKSSSAGGQDASKTSGRMEQASPKQDVKVKNPSLSLNLKPSGILTCLSYIMYLNECSFKFISLGYFTWDTSLQ
- the CDKN2AIP gene encoding CDKN2A-interacting protein isoform X1 — encoded protein: MARAAISEVSEYLSQNPRVAAWVETLRGDGETDKHWRHRREFLLRNAGDLAPTATSEAASVEGGDRRRQLQQLVSSSMAWANHIFLGCRYPPKVMDKILSMAEGIKVTDAPIHTTRDELVAKVKKRGISSSNDGVEEPCKKRAIEGKSSSAGGQDASKTSGRMEQASPKQDVKVGPVPSTRSVGSGESINRSSSSALERGSGLCQEVAGVKGQNKSTSELTAENLGSKQSSSTSQAEAADPEKASDVDISDKHSASLISSVAKSNMNSLGTQLTDSKQQNVSPKKNILESTSSLASPSSSETEVLPLLTSQSRSETSVPLLGSPGSSEVELPLLSSKSGSELLPLLGSKTTSDVSTSQSTSKANLESSISSSVSKNNSSSSVQMLASKSTTSASTLLLTSKSSSQVAATLLATKSSSQAAASLLSSKSSSQTSGSLLASKSSSLASVSQLASKTSSQSSTSQLPSKSTSQSSENSVRFSCKLTTEDVKQKQPFFNRLYKTVAWKLVAVGGFSPNVNHGELLNASVEALKATLDVSFVPLKELADLPQNKSSQESIVCELRCKSVYLGTGCGKSKENAKAVASREALKLFLKKKVVVKICKRKYRGTEIEDLVLLDEESRPTNLPPALKHPQELP